ATTAGATATTATTAAACCATACTGTCACATTAATTATTTTTAATAGTATACTCATATTATTAATCATGGTAACGAAAAAGCATGAGATAATCAAAGTATTATTTGTACAATACCCTAAATGTTCAACTTGCCGTAAAGCTAAAAAATGGTTAGATGAGCACAATATTGAATATGACTCAAGACACATTGTTGAAGATAATCCGCAATCAGATGAAATCGAAATTTGGTGGAAAAAATCAGGTCTGCCACTTAAAAGATTTTTCAACACTAGCGGCATGAAATATCGTGAATTAAAGCTTAAAGATAGCCTTCCAGATATGTCCGAACAAGAACAATTTGATTTACTTGCAACTGATGGAATGCTTGTTAAAAGACCGATCATTGTTGGAGATGACTTTGTCTTAGTTGGTTTTAAAGTTAAAGAATGGGAAGAAAAATTGTTATAAAAGAAACCTTTTTTAATTCTTTTTTTTCTTTCTTTGAATGATAACTATTTAAATCATTATTAAGCATTTCTTAACACAATTTCTTTTTATCAAGAGTAAGTTTATATTAAGGGTCTGAAAACTTGTATGATAGATTATTTTTTGATTAATATGCGCTTAATTTATTTCACAATAAGCGATTTATTAGTATTAAATTATAAGAATGCCTCTAAATATCCGGAAAATGTTTTTAATGAAAAATTTATCAAAGTGAAATCACACAAGTTTTTGAAAGAGACATTTTAGCATTAAGTTTAAAAAACAAAAGAATCAAAATTATATTTGTATAAAATATTTTAGGGGACAAAATATTGTTAGATATAAAATTATTCAGAGAAAATCCCGAATTGATTATAGACTCTGAAAAGAAGAGATTTAGAGATACTGAAAATGTTGAAAAAGTAATAGAATATGATACTTTATGGAGGGAAGGTGAAAGAAAACTTAATTCCCTTAGGTCTGAAAAAAATAAATTATCAAAATCATTTAAAAAAGCAAAAGAGGAAGGTAATTTAGATGAGGTAATTAAGAGGTCAAAAGAAGTTGCAGCTGAAATCAAGGAGCTTACTGTAAAAGATGCTGAATGCCTTAAACTTCGTGATGATTTTAGATACAAAGTAGGAAACATAATTGATGATGATGTTCCAATTTCAGACACCGAAGATGATAATGAGGTAGTTAGAACCCATGGGGATATTAAGGAATTTGATTTCGAACCTTTAAATCATGTGGATTTAATTAATAGAATTGATGGTGCCGACCTTGAAACCGCAGCAAGTATTGCTGGAGCAAGATTTTATTACTTGAAAAGAGACATCCTACATTTAAACTTAGCTTTAATTCAATTTGCACTTTCAGAGCTTGAAAGTGAAGGTTATATTCCAATGCAAACACCATTCTTTGTAAAAGGTGAAGTCGCAGCTGAAACTTCTGAATTAGGCGAATTTGAAGAAACCTTATACAAAGTAGAAAATGAAGACATGTATTTGATTGCAACTGCAGAACAAACTCTAGCAGCACTTCACAGAGATGAAATTATCTCCCCTAATGATTTACCACTTAGATACTGTGCCCTATCAACTTGTTTTAGAAAAGAAGCAGGTTCTCATGGGAAAGATACTTTAGGAATCTTCAGAGTTCATCAATTTGAAAAAATTGAACAATTCATTTATTCAACTCCTGAAGATTCAAGAAATCAGCATGATCACTTAATGGAAGTGACTGAAAGGATTTATCAAAAATTAGGCCTTCCATATCAAGTTATAACTATTGTATCGTCTGCTTTAAATGACAATGCAGCTATTAAATACGATTTAGAAGCTTGGTTCCCAGGTTCTAAATCGTTTCGTGAATTAGTGTCCTGCACTAATTGTAAAGATTATCAAGCTCGTAAAACCAAAACACGTTTTGGAAGAGCAGGTTCTGGTGATGCTCAAATACTACACACTCTAAACAGTACAGCCATTGCTACTGAAAGAACCATGTGTTGTATTTTAGAAAACTATCAACAAGCTGATGGTTCTGTTAAAATTCCTGAAGTGTTAGTCCCTTACATGAATGGAATAACAGTTATTGAAGCTAAAAAATAGCTTCGATTCTTTTATTTTTTGCAATATTGAAGTATAATCCTTATTTTCATAAATACTAAATCATAAGTAAGTAATGCATTTTATGGAATAGATTTGCTGTTTATCTGTAAATAATTTTATCTCATATAAATGCATTTGAATTTGGTGGTTATTATTGTATTTCTCAATGTAGTTTTTTTTTTAAAATAATATCGTTTCCGTCTCTTTTTGTTTCAAATAATTATATAAGTTGTGTAAAACTGATTATTATAGTTTAAAAGTTACATTAAGTTTAAATAATTAAACAAATAATCTAAATATACTGTTGGTGATTATTATGGGTGATGAAACATTGAAATTTTTACAAAGATCTAAATACCGACCACTTCTTTTAAAATCTTTGGAAAATGAGGTGTTAATGCCTAAAGAAATATCTCAACATTGCGGTATTAGAATTAGTCATGTTAGTAAGGTATTAGCAGAGCTAAAAAGCAAAGAATTAATAGAAATCCTTAATCCTGAAGAATATAAAGGAAGATTGTACAGGTTAAGCGATAAAGGTATTTATTATTTAAAAAAATTAGATGAGTAATGTTTTAAATTTATACTTTGAATAATTTCATGTAATTTATTTTTTATAAATAAGATTTTATTGTCAATAAATAAAATATTACTATGGAGAGTAGTATTGCAAATTATTTAAATGGTAAATTTGACCCAATAGTTTTAATTAAAACTGATGAAAAGCCCAATGTGTTAAAGGTCCAAAAGATGCTCATGGTGGTTGTGTAATGTCTTTTGTTGCGCAAACTGTTTCTAAAAGAGAACCTACTTTTTTTGGTCGTGAAAATGCAACTTGCGCCGGCATTTATCCAGGTCTTGGATGGGGCAGTAGTTTTAAAAACGATAGTGAAAAAGCATTTCAGGCAATATTCTTGTCATGTGGTGTTGATTCAACAGATAATAAAAAAGAATATCTAAAAAAATTAGAAAATAGGCCTCCTCATGTAAAACAAATGTTTAGTGAAGGGGAGAGAATTTATAAAGATTTTGAAACGGCTTATGAAAACATCTCTTCAAGACCAATTTATGATACAGAAGACTATGTTGTTTTTAAACCGTTAGAAGACCTTGAAGATGGTGAAATTCCAAATTCTGTAATTTTTACAGTTGATGCATTTAAATTAATGTTACTTTTGCAACTTGATGGTTCTCATAGGTCTAAAAGTAACTATGTCTGTGTTCCACAATCTTCAGCCTGTCAAAGTATTGGTTGTTTTGTTTTTGAGCAAGAGGAGCAGGATGATCCTCATATGGTTTTAGAACCAGTTGACCTTTCAGTTAGAAGTCATATGAAACATTTTATTCCAAATGATTATGTTACATTAGCTATGCCTTGGAAGTTATTCTTAAAATTAGAAGAAATTAGTAAAAATAGCATTTTTCAATCATCATTATTACATAATATTGATAAATAGTAATGGTGGTGAGTTGTTTGAAAACAATTGTAGTTAATGCTAGTCCTAGAAAAAAATGGAATACTGCTGAAATAATGCAATCAGCTCAAAAAGGTGCTGAATCTGTTGGAGCTGAAACAGAATATATAAATTTATATGATTTAGTTTTTAAGGGATGTAGAAGTTGCCTTGCTTGTAAACTAAAAGAGAAAACCAAATGTAAATGTTATTGGAGAGATGATTTGACTCCATTAATTGATAAAATATTTGATGCTGATGCCTTATTGATAGGTTCGCCAATTTACTTTGGTCAACCTACAAGTGAGTTTAGAGCATTAGTTGAGAGATTAATTTTTTGTATCATGTCATATGATGATGGATCAAGTTATTTTGCAGGCAATGTTAATGTAGGGATATTCTACACGATGAACGCTCCGTTAGACTTTTACGAGCAATCCATGAAGGATAGTTTAACGAATACTGAGTTTTTATTCTCATTTTTAAATGGGGAGATAGTAACTTATCCTGTTTGCGATACGATTCAGGTTAGTGATTATTCAAAATTTAATATGAATGGTTTTTCGCAGGAACTTAAAGAAAAACAATGGGTTTTACAATTTCCTAAGGATTTAGAAAAAGCTTTTGAGATTGGTGCGCAATTGAGCAAATGATCCATAAAATTTTTACGTATACATTTTTCAAAAATGAATACATTTATATACTAGTTCTTTAAAATACATTATTGTATACAAAAACATATTTTGTAATACAAATAAATAGAGTGATACTATGGCAAACCAAAAAAGAACTAAAAAATTTGTATGGGGAAATGAAAATTTCGGGGGATCATATACTCCAGGAGCATTTGAAATAAACTTCCCTGATGATATGTCTCGTGAAGAATTTGAAAAAATGTTTTCTAGAAAAATGGAATATTTGCACAAAAAAGGTAGTGATTTTGCAGAAGAAATTTTTGACCAGAAATCCAAAAAAGCAAACTTAAAACCATTAAGTCTTCGTGTTAAACCACATACTAAAGAGTTTTTCAAAAATTATTCTCTGCTTTCACCAAGAGAGGTACTTGAAATGTATGAAGAATTCAATAATGGTTCAGAAGCATTTATTAATTCATTAATTGAAGAAGAAAAACACCTGCAACAAGATTTAGTTGACATTCAAGAAAAATTACACAATGCAAAACTATTCAAAGATAAATTATCCGAAATTGAACCTGAAAGTGATGTTTTAACCGACCAAGGTAAAATCATTAAACTACAAAATATCTATAAAAATACCGAGATTAAAACAATTGGAAATGAAACTCCAATTAAAAAAGCTAAAAACGATATCATTCATGATATTCAAACATATAATACATTAAATGTTCATGTTCATGGTAATGAGTATTTGATAATTACTGTTTATACTAACTCCCAACCAATTGCTTATTATTTCAAAAATGAATATGATGATGAGGATATTGAAGATATTGTCACACATGTCAAAGAGTACTGCATGGAGAATGATATTGAATTTAGATTAAGTGAAACATCTATTGAATAAGTGTGAAAACATTTTTCACACTTAAACTAATTTTATATATGATGAAATTATTATTTTTAATCATGTCTGATTTTGAGGAAATACTAAATACAAGAAGAAGCATTCGTGAATATAAAGATATGGATGTTGAAAATGAAAAGATTCTTAAAATATTAAAAGCAGGAATGCAAGCGCCAGGATCAAGATTAGGTGCTGAACCATGGGAATTTGTTGTTGTAAAAAATAAGGAAACTCTAGCTAAAATTGGTGAAATTAAACCACGTGTTACAAATGCGCCAGTTGCAATTGTTCTTGTAGCAAATATTGAAAGAGCATTTTATAAAACAGTATGGCAACAAGATATGGGGGCTGCAGCTGAGAATATGTTGCTTGAAGCAGTAAATCTTGGTTTAGGTGGACTTTGGAATGGAGTTGCACCTGATGAAGAGCGAATGGTTGAAATTGGTAAAATAATTGGAATTGAGGATATTTCTGAAACTAAACCGTTCTGCATAATCACATTAGGTTATCCAGCCGATGGTTGGCAAAACAGGTTCATGGATAAATTTGACGAGAGAAAGATTCACTATGAAAAATACTAAATATGATTTTACAACGGTTGTAGATAGAAAAAACACCAATTCCGTTAAATGGGATTTTTTTGATGATGATCTTCCAATGTGGGTAGCAGATATGGATTTTAAAGTGGCTCCTAAAATCCAGGAAGCTATTGTAAAGAGAGCATCTCATCCAATATACGGATATACTTTTATTCCAGATGAGCTATTTGAAGCTTATATTAACTGGTGGGAAAGACGATATGATTTTAAAATGTCAAAAGAGGAAATGGCATATTCTACAGGTGTAATGTCATCAATATCTGCAATGATTAAATGTTTAACAGAAATTGGTGAAGAAATATTAATTCAATCACCAGTTTACCATGTATTTTCCTATTTTATTGAAGATAATCATCGTAAGGTCTTAGATAATGAGCTGGTATATGAGAATGGAGGATATAAAATCGATTTCGAGGATTTAGATGAGAAATTATCAAGAGTTAATGTGATGATACTTTGTAATCCCCACAATCCAGTTGGTAAAATTTGGTCTAGAGAGGATTTAGATAAAATTGAAGACTTATGTCTAAAACATGATGTTACTTTAATATCTGATGAAATTCATTGTGATTTAACTAATCCTGATGTTAAATACAATCCATTCAGATCAGCTGATAATGTTATCAGGTGCTTATCGCCTTCAAAATCATTTAATATTGCAGGTTTTCAAAGTTCAATCGTTCAAACTCAAAATTTAGAGTTATTGAATAAGATTAAAACAGGAATACATCTGGATAATTCTGATTCCTGCAATGTATTTGCTACAACTGCTGTCATTGCTGCCTATAACGATTCTGAAGACTGGTTTGAAGAGCTTATGGAGGTATTATATGAAAATAAACAAATAGTTGATGAATTTTTAACTAATGAATTGCCTATAATTAAATTAGTTCAATGTGATGCGACTTATTTATTATGGCTTGATTGTTCTAAGCTTAATGTTCACTCAAAAGTATTATGTGAATTTTTAAGAGAAAATCAAGGATTATTCTTATCTCCAGGTCATGAATTTGGCGGTAATGGTAAAAACTTTTTAAGGATGAATATTGCTTGTCCTAAGGATTTACTGCTCCAAGGACTATATAAATTAAAATCAGGAATAATTACTTATAAAACATTCAATAAATAATATTTGTCTCTTTGTTAAACCAAATTTCAAAACTTCAATCTCATAGTAGGTATTTTTGCCAAAACTAAAAATTAACCATTAATAAAATTATCAATTAACCAATGTGAAATACTGATGTCAGATGGATGATTTTTAATTTCATCTCTACTAAGCCATTTAGCTTCAATCAATTCATCATCATCAATTTTCAGTTCACCAGATTCATATTCTGCTGTAAATCCAATCATTAAAGAATTTGGAAATGGCCAGGATTGACTTTTTTGATAAGTAATATTTTTAACTTTAATTCCAACTTCCTCATCAATTTCCCTTTCAACGGCTTCTTCAAGGTTTTCTCCAGGTTCAACAAAACCTGCAATTATTGTGTATGGGTGATTTTTGTGATAACTGTGTCTTGCCATTAGCAATTTATCGTCCTTAGTGATTGCAACAATTATGGCAGGTGCAATTCTTGGATAGTGAACTTGTCCACATTCAAGACATTTCATCATCATGTCTTTTTCATCTATAACGTTTTTTGCACCGCAATGTCCGCAATATTGGAAAATGTTGTACCAATCATTTACAAGGACAGCTCTTGATGCAATGTGGTATAAATCATGATTAAACTCATATACATCTGCCAAATTACAATATTCCTCTTCTGTTTCAACATGGGCTGCAAATGCTTTTTTATCACAATAGGTGCCAATGTATAAACAAAAATTAATGTCGAAGTTATCTAGAGATTTTGGCAATTTTTTATCGTCATCTAAGTATAATTCCCTATTTTTATTAAAAACAAATAAATAATCCTCACTGTCCGGTGTTATTGTTTCATCAAAATCAATTTGGTAATTTTCATAAAGTGATTTTTCTATCATGATATTTAATTTGTAGTAGGTTTTATATGAAATTAAGTACATATATTATATAGGTGATATTATGGTATCTGAAAATATGGAAAAAGCATTAAATGCTCAATTAAATGCTGAAATTTACTCTGGATATTTATATTTATCCATGGCAGCTTATTTTGAAGATGAAGACTTATCCGGTTTTGCTAATTGGATGAGAGTACAAGCAAATGAAGAATTGGATCATGGAATGAAATTTTATGATTACATTATAAGAAGGGGAGCTTCCGTAACCTTAACTGCAATCGAAGGACCTCAAACCGAATGGGATTCTCCATTAGCATCACTTGAACATGTGCTTAAACATGAACAAATGGTAACCGGTTTAATTAATAATTTAGTTAACTTAGCTATTGAAGAAAAAGACCATGCAACTAACAACTTCTTACAATGGTTTGTTGAAGAACAAGTTGAAGAAGAAGAAAATGCAATGGAATTACTAGCTAAAGCTAAATTAGCTGATGGTGATAAAAGATTAATGTATCAGTTAAACAATGAATTAGGTGAAAGAGTACCTTCTCAAGACTAGATTTTTTCTAGTCAACTTTTTTTTTAAATCCAGGATGGGACATGAAATTTTTTAATTTTTCATAGAATTTTTTTTATTTTAAAAATTTTTTTGCAATAATTTTATTTTTCAGTTGTTTCTATTGTTTATTTCGTTGTATATTCTTTTTTAAGTTGTGTCCTATTGTGTATAGTTTAAACTCTGTATTTACTTGTTTTAATCCTGTTGTTGTGAATTCTGTTAGGTGCATGTTTTGTTTCATGTTTTGCAAATGGTAGTTTCTGCTGTTTTTTTGAGCGTATTTTTGTAGATTTTTTTTGGTGGGGCTTTTGTGGTTTTCTATTTTTCTTTGCATTTTTATTTTTGAAATTTTTCCATAGTCACTGATTATTCTGTATCGTTGTGTTTTTACTGCAATATTCTTGTACTGGGCAGTTTTTGCATTCTTTGGTCCAATGTGTGATCCTTGTTTTGTTTTTGTATTGGTATTCGCTTTTTTTCTATAGTGGTTGACCAATGGGGGGGAAGATATAGGTCATTATTTCGTGATCATAGTTGATAATTAATCTTTGGAAAAATGGTTTTTTTTTCGGACAATTATTATACTATTTTTTTTCTTTTTTCTTGAGAGTTTTCGTGAGGATATGTAACTGTCAAGGTCCATGTTTTTTCAAGATATTCTGTGTTTTTCATCTGTTGAATAGTCATTATCTGCACTTACTTGGTAATTAACAGGCATTTTCATCGTTATATTTCTGTTAAATTTGATTGTGTTTGTTCCATTTAATGGAACAAGTTCGTAATGGTCTGTTGGATTGTATTGTTATGTATGATGCTAGGATTATTCTTTTATGTGAGTCTACAGTAATCTGTCTATTGTAATACAAATTCCCCATTTTACCTTTTTTTTTATTAATCATGAAAATCTTGAATCTGGGTCATTTATACTTAATTACATCATTTTTTTCCAGGATTCTTTAAGCTTTTCTTCGAGTGTTTCAAGCTTTTTTGTAAATTTTTTTTCAGGATTTTTCTTCTGGATTGTTTTAAGAGGTTTTTACTTGAAGTTCTCAATTTATCTTTGGTCTCCATCATTTTTTCAAAGGATTTTTTTTATTGATTTTCTCTTACTGTTTCTTGGAATTTTTGTTTGTTTGTTAATATGATTCAGGAATACTAATTTTTCCAGATTCATCGCCCAATTCCAAATCTTCTTCTTGATCCAATTTATAATACTTTTCTTCCAAGTGTTCTTTTCATGATTATTTTTAATTGTTGTTCATTGGTTATTATTTTTTAAAGATGTTTTTGCTTTAGTTCCATCTAAAACTCTAAATGGTGGATTTTTTTCTTTTGCAAATCTTTAAAAGTTGTTTTAAAAGATTCATCAATTAAATCAGGTATAATTCAATTTGAATCTTATAAAATTGTCCCTATAAACTGGCTTTTGCATGCCTGCTAAAGTACATATAAGCAATATTCAGTTCTTGTTCTTCTCTCAATTAGGAGAAGACAATCCACCATCAAATAACACTCATCAAAACCAATCCTAAGCAACATTTCACAGGGATAAGCAGGTTCACCAGGCTTATCACGAAAAACTCCTTGTTAGCTTCGGAACAATCAATTTGACCAACCACATTTTTAATAAAAATAACACGGATGACCTTCAAGAATCAAATTACTCAAGTCCATAGGCACCAACATAGTCTGATTAATAGTATCATCTTTTAAAACCATAAATAAAACAACCATAAATATTAATATTTATAATAAAAGATTGTACTTCATAATATATAAAATTAAAGGAAAAAAATAAGCGAAAAAAAAAATTTTAAAAATTAATGAGAGTCATGTCCCATCCTGCATGATTAAAAAAAACAAATTATACATTGAAAAATTCAGTGGAAGAAGACGAACCATAATGGAACAAGACTTCTACAACCACATATTCCTACTAAACCTACTAATAGGAATAAAAAACGATGCAGAACTAAAAAAATAACAAGAAAACCAAAAAGAAACAGCAAAAACACGCCTACAAATACCACTCCAATATCAACACACTCATCGGAGAAATCAAAGACCAACTACCAAGACTCCTAACAAACAACCAAGACGAAATACAACAAGTAATAAAAGAAATAATGGAAATCGGCTCAAAAGAACTTGTAGCAACGAAAATACCTGCACAAACAAATGTAGAAAGAGATAAAGATAAAAATTGGAACAAAAATTGTAAAACAAGCAAAAGCCAGGGATTTTAAAAATCTAAAAAACCTTAACTTGATAGTACTGGGGTTTTATAAAAAATTATTAATAATAGTTTTGTTTAAATATATCTTATAAAATGTATATTTAATAATTTTTTAAGATTTATTATATTATTATTTTTAGATTTTTATTAAATTTTACTTTATATTTCATGCTGGATAGTTTTTGACTATTTGGTGTATTGTTGATAGATTTAGAGTAAGGAGGAGATTTTAAAATTGAAAATTAATAAATTTTTATTATTAATTTTGATATTTGCTATTTTATTGTCTTGTATTAGTTTGGTTTCTGCTTCAACTGATCTTAAGGATAATTTAACTTATAGTACAAGTAGTAATGCTAATGTTGAAATTGGTAATGATGAATCTTATTCTTTTAGTGTCTCTGATGAATTGAAATCATATGGTAATGTTGTTGTTAATCAAAAGAATTATAAGATGTATTTTGATGATAATAATGTTTTAAAAAAGGAGTATGGTGGGAAAATTATAACTTTTAGTGGTAAGTTCACTGACAAAGGTGTGATTACTATTGATTCTCCTAATACTAAGATTACTGGTAGAAATACATTGTTTAACAATACAGTTTTTAATATAAAAGCTAATGGTGTGTTGTTAACTAATTTAAATTTTGTTTTAAATAAGGAATTTAGTGATAATGATTATGCGGGTGTATTAATTAATGGGGATAATGTCACTGTTTATAATGTTAATATTGATTATCATGTGCCTAAAAATATCACTGGGTTTGGAATTTATTCAAATGGATTAAATAGAGATTTATTTAATGTTAAATTAGTTAATAATACTGTTAAGATGTATGGTAATGCATTAAAAGAAGGTTATAATTATGGTGTTGTTTTAACTAATACTCGTGATGCTATTGTTTCGGGTAATACAATTGATTGTTCTCTTCCTTTGAGGGCAGTTAATTGGATGGCTGAAATTTATGGTGGAATTAGTATGGATTCAGTAGCCGCATTTGCTGCGGATTCCTGTCATGGTTTAAGACTATCTAATAATTATATTCGTTGTGTTGTTAATGGTTTTGCTCAAGGAGAACCTACATTAGATGCTGTATTAATTTATGCATGCCATAACTCAACAATAGAAAATAATAAAATTATTGAAAATGATTACATTACAAAGAAAGGTGATGTTAATTATTTGTATGGTTTAGATTTGTATTTATCTAATAATGTTGTAATTTATGGTAATAATATTCATATTCGCACAACTGGTGGTAAAGAGGCGCAGGGTACTGCTTATCCGATTCAAGTAACTGGTCAAGCTGAAAATATCCTAATTGCATTTAATAATATTAGTAGTTATTGTAATGGTCCGAATATTGGGATTTATTCTCAAAATTATTATGGTAAAACTCAAATTGATATTATTAGTAATTTTATTAATGTTACTGGATTTGCTAGTAAACATAGTTGGGCTTTAGTTGCTGGAATTGAAGTACAAGATTCTAATGATAAAATTATGAATAATACTATCATTGTTAGTACTGTAAATAAGTTTGAGAAAGGTTTTAATGTTTATGGTGTGAGTTATTCTCAAAAAACTAATGGTAATCATAAATATAATATTCAATATAATAATGTTTCAATTAATGGTGATTATGCTGTTGCACTTAAAGGTGGTAGTGGATCAACTGTTAGTGATTCCATTGTTGCTAATAATATATTGAATGGTAGAAAATATGGCGGTAATCGTGCAGTAACTATTATTGGCGGTACTGGAAATCTAGTTATGAATAATACTGATGGTTCCAAACCTGTTCGTAAAATGAGTAGTAATGAATATCCTAATAGTTTGAAAAATTATTTAAATAGTCCTTTTAAAGGAAATGGTTTAGGATTAGGTTGGTTAGATAATGGGGGTAATTCTTTTACTGGAAATAATAGCCATAAAACTGATGTTATTGGAAATAACCTAAATCATAGTAATTCACAATTACATAATGGTGATTTAAATTCAACACATTATTCTCATGGTTCTTCAAATATGGATATTGCTAGCGCTTCTTTATCTTCTAGTGGCGCAGGTTTCGGTGGCCAAGTTGATTCTAATAATCAAAAATCATATGAAGTGACCAAAAATATTGAAACAGAAAATACAAATTACATTCAAATTACTGCAAA
This window of the Methanobrevibacter sp. V74 genome carries:
- a CDS encoding ferritin; its protein translation is MVSENMEKALNAQLNAEIYSGYLYLSMAAYFEDEDLSGFANWMRVQANEELDHGMKFYDYIIRRGASVTLTAIEGPQTEWDSPLASLEHVLKHEQMVTGLINNLVNLAIEEKDHATNNFLQWFVEEQVEEEENAMELLAKAKLADGDKRLMYQLNNELGERVPSQD
- the nudC gene encoding NAD(+) diphosphatase, which gives rise to MIEKSLYENYQIDFDETITPDSEDYLFVFNKNRELYLDDDKKLPKSLDNFDINFCLYIGTYCDKKAFAAHVETEEEYCNLADVYEFNHDLYHIASRAVLVNDWYNIFQYCGHCGAKNVIDEKDMMMKCLECGQVHYPRIAPAIIVAITKDDKLLMARHSYHKNHPYTIIAGFVEPGENLEEAVEREIDEEVGIKVKNITYQKSQSWPFPNSLMIGFTAEYESGELKIDDDELIEAKWLSRDEIKNHPSDISISHWLIDNFING
- a CDS encoding flavodoxin family protein, translated to MKTIVVNASPRKKWNTAEIMQSAQKGAESVGAETEYINLYDLVFKGCRSCLACKLKEKTKCKCYWRDDLTPLIDKIFDADALLIGSPIYFGQPTSEFRALVERLIFCIMSYDDGSSYFAGNVNVGIFYTMNAPLDFYEQSMKDSLTNTEFLFSFLNGEIVTYPVCDTIQVSDYSKFNMNGFSQELKEKQWVLQFPKDLEKAFEIGAQLSK
- a CDS encoding nitroreductase family protein, translated to MSDFEEILNTRRSIREYKDMDVENEKILKILKAGMQAPGSRLGAEPWEFVVVKNKETLAKIGEIKPRVTNAPVAIVLVANIERAFYKTVWQQDMGAAAENMLLEAVNLGLGGLWNGVAPDEERMVEIGKIIGIEDISETKPFCIITLGYPADGWQNRFMDKFDERKIHYEKY
- the serS gene encoding serine--tRNA ligase — protein: MLDIKLFRENPELIIDSEKKRFRDTENVEKVIEYDTLWREGERKLNSLRSEKNKLSKSFKKAKEEGNLDEVIKRSKEVAAEIKELTVKDAECLKLRDDFRYKVGNIIDDDVPISDTEDDNEVVRTHGDIKEFDFEPLNHVDLINRIDGADLETAASIAGARFYYLKRDILHLNLALIQFALSELESEGYIPMQTPFFVKGEVAAETSELGEFEETLYKVENEDMYLIATAEQTLAALHRDEIISPNDLPLRYCALSTCFRKEAGSHGKDTLGIFRVHQFEKIEQFIYSTPEDSRNQHDHLMEVTERIYQKLGLPYQVITIVSSALNDNAAIKYDLEAWFPGSKSFRELVSCTNCKDYQARKTKTRFGRAGSGDAQILHTLNSTAIATERTMCCILENYQQADGSVKIPEVLVPYMNGITVIEAKK
- a CDS encoding MalY/PatB family protein; the protein is MKNTKYDFTTVVDRKNTNSVKWDFFDDDLPMWVADMDFKVAPKIQEAIVKRASHPIYGYTFIPDELFEAYINWWERRYDFKMSKEEMAYSTGVMSSISAMIKCLTEIGEEILIQSPVYHVFSYFIEDNHRKVLDNELVYENGGYKIDFEDLDEKLSRVNVMILCNPHNPVGKIWSREDLDKIEDLCLKHDVTLISDEIHCDLTNPDVKYNPFRSADNVIRCLSPSKSFNIAGFQSSIVQTQNLELLNKIKTGIHLDNSDSCNVFATTAVIAAYNDSEDWFEELMEVLYENKQIVDEFLTNELPIIKLVQCDATYLLWLDCSKLNVHSKVLCEFLRENQGLFLSPGHEFGGNGKNFLRMNIACPKDLLLQGLYKLKSGIITYKTFNK
- a CDS encoding transcriptional regulator, encoding MGDETLKFLQRSKYRPLLLKSLENEVLMPKEISQHCGIRISHVSKVLAELKSKELIEILNPEEYKGRLYRLSDKGIYYLKKLDE
- a CDS encoding arsenate reductase family protein encodes the protein MVTKKHEIIKVLFVQYPKCSTCRKAKKWLDEHNIEYDSRHIVEDNPQSDEIEIWWKKSGLPLKRFFNTSGMKYRELKLKDSLPDMSEQEQFDLLATDGMLVKRPIIVGDDFVLVGFKVKEWEEKLL
- a CDS encoding DUF169 domain-containing protein: MSFVAQTVSKREPTFFGRENATCAGIYPGLGWGSSFKNDSEKAFQAIFLSCGVDSTDNKKEYLKKLENRPPHVKQMFSEGERIYKDFETAYENISSRPIYDTEDYVVFKPLEDLEDGEIPNSVIFTVDAFKLMLLLQLDGSHRSKSNYVCVPQSSACQSIGCFVFEQEEQDDPHMVLEPVDLSVRSHMKHFIPNDYVTLAMPWKLFLKLEEISKNSIFQSSLLHNIDK